In a genomic window of Cyclopterus lumpus isolate fCycLum1 chromosome 13, fCycLum1.pri, whole genome shotgun sequence:
- the ssh2a gene encoding protein phosphatase Slingshot homolog 2 isoform X3, whose product MSAPRLQADLKESGSGEDDRRSQPRSISESFLTVKGAALFLPRGNSPTPNSAPHMNQRRNKHTGDLQQHLQTMFTVLRSEDTIRLAVRLESAYPQVTRYMVVVSTNGRQDTEESIVLGVDFVSSDSCTVGLVLPLWSDTLIHLDGDGGFSVSTVNRVHVFKPVSVQAMWSALQSLHKACDVARCHNHYPGSLFLTWVSYYQSRVSSNQVCVNEWNAMQDVESHRANSPVLFTDLPTERERTERLIKMRLREIMMQKDLENVTCKEIRTELEMQMVCNLREFKEFIDNEMILILGQMDSPTEIFEHVYLGSEWNASNLEELQNSGVLYILNVTREIDNFFPEMFQYHNIRVYDEEATNLLEYWNETFKFITKAKKAGAKCLVHCKMGVSRSASTVIAYAMKEYGWDLDTAFDHVKERRAVTKPNPSFMKQLEEYQGILLASKQRHNKLWRSHSDGDLSDRPESMCKASSRSLGRSNSHNNNSTSSPSLHHFLGVAVLHALGAGPEDSAEANGSHADSDSHADSDGVCDSPDPEEVGSGCGDPRLLPLPRPRAATVVPEERLDNSTSVAVTVPAALTHPPPSLHILPPTPELHRAHRAPPTHLSISVPKPLELSLNLPERSSSEETSTLTLGSADSDILDQSLSDVTSDKRSPLSPANITTLSLALPLAASDNNNNPSELQIGRGEADGSSNHSADSIDFFSAREKFLGLAQDGGSRTLSEQAQQRAPLSENEEEEEESYASSQASPQSDDGVDKASPDRTPHDNGISVRHIVTEIEAICHPASCLPAPPSSSLPASSHSPQLIRSDHQTEAEAPEATHGSLTPPSHPQSPSMLPCDWPAGSVRRAAEQLEQKLKQEMETAAPQRSPLHSPSGEQPPVRLCPCPPSTEHPPLDSPQDCTEQWITRGEVAADSAKSKDEEKHTGSQAERGSSGTDNLPDPSCSPDSNISRVSGAIPIVVPTPIDGHMLTSSLASSLLEEASLDTSAQSQRRSQIQPLQTQDASHQMTLEGATAQESDTDERMESSSQGGRGGCGPSCDAESRLARGSQELERIQQTLRELQAFLHEGVGLEMTDSQDQGPGQPQGLRDVMDTEPEPCKGSSSEQTPQGLEVGHRRRERQEGQSFLEPIVWHRAMELEARIRHAGLTPPSLMKRSASLAKLDCLELSANDLSDLDLRTHTRATSSHSQDSFSASTSHPDDTWKKQKVLARSTPVERTGLSRGEFASSSSSPSLSHCSPKDDTGEREEPDGGGSGAVAPARQQGPRGHSARRSRKGSAEKKQRAVTVLYNTM is encoded by the exons TATCAGTGAGAGTTTCCTCACCGTAAAAGGCGCGGCCCTGTTCCTTCCCAGGGGGAACAGCCCCACGCCGAACTCTGCACCTCACATgaaccaacgcaggaacaagCACACAG GTGACCTCCAGCAACATCTTCAGACCATGTTCACTGTGCTGCGGTCGGAGGACACCATCCGACTG GCTGTGCGTCTGGAGAGCGCCTACCCTCAGGTAACCCGCTACATGGTGGTGGTCTCCACCAATGGAAGGCAGGACACGGAGGAGAGCATCGTGCTCGGAGTGGACTTTGTCTCCTCTGATAG CTGCACAGTGGGTCTGGTTCTGCCTCTCTGGAGTGACACTTTGATCCACCTGGATGGAGACGG TGGTTTTAGTGTTTCGACGGTGAACAGGGTTCATGTTTTCAAGCCAGTTTCGGTCCAGGCCATGTG GTCAGCCCTCCAGTCGCTCCACAAAGCGTGCGATGTGGCCCGCTGCCACAACCACTACCCGGGCAGCCTGTTCCTGACCTGGGTCAGCTACTACCAGAGCAGGGTCTCGTCCAACCAGGTCTGCGTCAACGAGTGGAACGCCATGCAGGACGTCGAGTCGCACCGTGCCAATTCACCCGTTCTCTTCACAGACCT GCCCACAGAGAGGGAGCGCACAGAGAGGCTGATCAAGATGCGCCTCAGAGAGATCATGATGCAGAAAGACCTGGAGAACGTCACCTGTAAGGAG ATCCGAACGGAGCTGGAGATGCAGATGGTTTGTAACCTGAGGGAGTTTAAGGAGTTCATAGACAACGAGATGATCCTCATCCTGGGGCAGATGGACAGCCCCACCGAAATCTTTGAACACGTCTATCTG GGCTCTGAGTGGAATGCCTCGaatctggaggagctgcagaacaGCGG AGTGCTCTACATCCTGAACGTGACCAGGGAGATAGACAACTTCTTCCCGGAGATGTTTCAGTACCACAACATCCGAGTGTACGACGAAGAGGCCACCAACCTGCTGGAGTACTGGAACGAGACCTTCAAGTTCATCACCAAAGCCAA GAAAGCTGGTGCCAAGTGTCTGGTTCACTGTAAAATGGGTGTGAGTCGCTCCGCCTCCACGGTGATCGCCTACGCCATGAAGGAGTACGGCTGGGACCTGGACACGGCCTTTGACCACGTCAAAGAGAGACGGGCCGTCACCAAGCCAAACCCTTCCTTCATGAAACAGCTGGAGGAGTATCAGGGGATTCTGCTGGCCAG CAAACAGAGGCATAATAAGCTGTGGCGCTCGCACTCTGACGGTGACCTGTCGGATCGCCCGGAGTCCATGTGCAAAGCCTCGTCTCGCTCTCTGGGCCGCTCCAActctcacaacaacaacagcacgtcctccccctccttgcATCACTTCCTGGGTGTGGCCGTGCTGCACGCCCTCGGTGCTGGGCCCGAAGACTCTGCCGAGGCGAACGGCTCGCACGCGGACTCCGACTCGCACGCGGACTCCGACGGTGTGTGTGACTCTCCGGATCCGGAGGAGGTCGGATCGGGTTGCGGAGACCCCCGCCTGCTTCCCCTCCCCAGACCCCGAGCAGCCACCGTCGTCCCCGAGGAGAGGCTGGACAATTCAACCAGCGTGGCTGTCACTGTGCCTGCTGCTTTAACCCACCCTCCACCATCACTCCACATCTTGCCCCCCACTCCAGAACTCCATCGTGCCCACCGGGCCCCTCCCACACATCTGTCCATCTCAGTGCCCAAACCGTTGGAACTGTCACTGAATTTGCCTGAGCGAAGCAGCTCAGAAGAAACCTCTACTCTCACTCTGGGCTCCGCTGACTCGGACATACTAGACCAATCGTTATCGGACGTTACAAGTGACAAACGGAGCCCCCTCAGCCCTGCGAACATCACCACCCTCTCCCTGGCTCTTCCACTCGCCGCcagcgacaacaacaacaaccccagCGAGCTGCAGATCGGGCGCGGCGAGGCCGACGGCTCGTCCAACCACAGCGCCGACAGCATCGACTTCTTCAGCGCCAGGGAGAAGTTTCTGGGCCTGGCCCAAGATGGCGGGTCCCGGACACTTTCTGAGCAGGCACAGCAAAGGGCACCTCTGTCGGAaaacgaagaggaagaggaggaaagctATGCGAGTAGTCAG GCGTCTCCGCAGTCTGATGACGGCGTCGACAAAGCCAGCCCTGACCGCACCCCTCACGACAACGGCATATCAGTCCGCCATATTGTCACAGAGATTGAAGCCATATGCcaccctgcctcctgcctccccgcccccccctcttCGTCCCTCCCCGCGTCCTCCCACAGCCCTCAGCTCATCCGATCGGATCACCAGACGGAGGCCGAGGCCCCCGAAGCCACGCACGGCTCTCTAACGCCACCCTCCCACCCGCAGTCTCCCTCCATGCTGCCGTGCGACTGGCCGGCGGGCTCGGTGCGGCGAGCCGCCGAGCAGCTGGAGCAGAAGCTGAAGCAGGAAATGGAGACGGCGGCGCCTCAGCGGTCGCCGCTGCATTCCCCCAGCGGCGAGCAGCCTCCGGTCAGACTGTGCCCGTGTCCCCCGAGCACTGAACATCCTCCCCTCGACTCGCCTCAGGACTGCACGGAACAATGGATCACTCGGGGAGAGGTCGCGGCCGACTCTGCCAAATCCAAAGACGAAGAAAAGCACACGGGGTCACAGGCAGAGCGCGGCTCCTCAGGGACGGACAACCTTCCAGACCCTTCATGCTCCCCCGACTCAAATATCAGCCGAGTCTCTGGTGCTATACCCATCGTTGTGCCCACTCCCATAGACGGTCATATGCTCACGTCATCACTGGCCTCTAGTCTGTTGGAAGAAGCATCTCTAGATACCTCAGCCCAGTCCCAAAGACGAAGCCAAATCCAGCCACTTCAGACCCAGGACGCCTCACACCAGATGACTCTGGAGGGGGCGACAGCGCAAGAGTCCGACACAGACGAGCGGATGGAATCCAGCTCTCAGGGCGGGCGGGGGGGCTGCGGCCCCAGCTGTGACGCCGAGAGCAGGCTGGCTCGCGGCAgccaggagctggagaggatTCAGCAGACACTCAGAGAGCTGCAGGCCTTCCTCCACGAGGGCGTCGGCCTGGAGATGACGGACAGCCAAGACCAGGGACCGGGGCAACCTCAGGGGCTGAGAGACGTCATGGACACGGAGCCGGAACCTTGTAAAGGGTCCAGTTCTGAGCAGACCCCTCAAGGCCTGGAAGTAGGGCATCGGCGgcgagagagacaagagggcCAGAGTTTCCTGGAGCCCATCGTGTGGCACAGAGCCATGGAGCTTGAGGCCCGCATCCGCCATGCCGGCCTCACCCCCCCTTCCCTCATGAAGAGGTCGGCCTCCTTAGCGAAACTGGACTGTCTGGAGCTGTCGGCCAATGACCTCAGCGACTTggacctgaggacacacaccaGGGCGACGTCGTCACATTCCCAGGACTCCTTCTCCGCGTCCACATCTCACCCCGACGACACCTGGAAGAAGCAGAAAGTGTTGGCTCGCAGCACTCCTGTCGAGCGGACCGGCTTGTCCCGCGGGGAGTTTGCCTCGTCATCCTCGTcaccctccctctcccactGTAGTCCCAAAGACGACacgggggagagggaggagccgGACGGCGGCGGTAGCGGCGCGGTCGCCCCGGCGCGTCAGCAGGGGCCCAGGGGACACTCGGCGAGACGATCTCGCAAAGGCTCCGCTGAGAAGAAGCAGCGAGCTGTCACCGTGCTATACAATACCATGTAA
- the ssh2a gene encoding protein phosphatase Slingshot homolog 2 isoform X2, whose translation MALVTVQRSPTPSTTSSPSVSESGSGEDDRRSQPRSISESFLTVKGAALFLPRGNSPTPNSAPHMNQRRNKHTGDLQQHLQTMFTVLRSEDTIRLAVRLESAYPQVTRYMVVVSTNGRQDTEESIVLGVDFVSSDSCTVGLVLPLWSDTLIHLDGDGGFSVSTVNRVHVFKPVSVQAMWSALQSLHKACDVARCHNHYPGSLFLTWVSYYQSRVSSNQVCVNEWNAMQDVESHRANSPVLFTDLPTERERTERLIKMRLREIMMQKDLENVTCKEIRTELEMQMVCNLREFKEFIDNEMILILGQMDSPTEIFEHVYLGSEWNASNLEELQNSGVLYILNVTREIDNFFPEMFQYHNIRVYDEEATNLLEYWNETFKFITKAKKAGAKCLVHCKMGVSRSASTVIAYAMKEYGWDLDTAFDHVKERRAVTKPNPSFMKQLEEYQGILLASKQRHNKLWRSHSDGDLSDRPESMCKASSRSLGRSNSHNNNSTSSPSLHHFLGVAVLHALGAGPEDSAEANGSHADSDSHADSDGVCDSPDPEEVGSGCGDPRLLPLPRPRAATVVPEERLDNSTSVAVTVPAALTHPPPSLHILPPTPELHRAHRAPPTHLSISVPKPLELSLNLPERSSSEETSTLTLGSADSDILDQSLSDVTSDKRSPLSPANITTLSLALPLAASDNNNNPSELQIGRGEADGSSNHSADSIDFFSAREKFLGLAQDGGSRTLSEQAQQRAPLSENEEEEEESYASSQASPQSDDGVDKASPDRTPHDNGISVRHIVTEIEAICHPASCLPAPPSSSLPASSHSPQLIRSDHQTEAEAPEATHGSLTPPSHPQSPSMLPCDWPAGSVRRAAEQLEQKLKQEMETAAPQRSPLHSPSGEQPPVRLCPCPPSTEHPPLDSPQDCTEQWITRGEVAADSAKSKDEEKHTGSQAERGSSGTDNLPDPSCSPDSNISRVSGAIPIVVPTPIDGHMLTSSLASSLLEEASLDTSAQSQRRSQIQPLQTQDASHQMTLEGATAQESDTDERMESSSQGGRGGCGPSCDAESRLARGSQELERIQQTLRELQAFLHEGVGLEMTDSQDQGPGQPQGLRDVMDTEPEPCKGSSSEQTPQGLEVGHRRRERQEGQSFLEPIVWHRAMELEARIRHAGLTPPSLMKRSASLAKLDCLELSANDLSDLDLRTHTRATSSHSQDSFSASTSHPDDTWKKQKVLARSTPVERTGLSRGEFASSSSSPSLSHCSPKDDTGEREEPDGGGSGAVAPARQQGPRGHSARRSRKGSAEKKQRAVTVLYNTM comes from the exons TATCAGTGAGAGTTTCCTCACCGTAAAAGGCGCGGCCCTGTTCCTTCCCAGGGGGAACAGCCCCACGCCGAACTCTGCACCTCACATgaaccaacgcaggaacaagCACACAG GTGACCTCCAGCAACATCTTCAGACCATGTTCACTGTGCTGCGGTCGGAGGACACCATCCGACTG GCTGTGCGTCTGGAGAGCGCCTACCCTCAGGTAACCCGCTACATGGTGGTGGTCTCCACCAATGGAAGGCAGGACACGGAGGAGAGCATCGTGCTCGGAGTGGACTTTGTCTCCTCTGATAG CTGCACAGTGGGTCTGGTTCTGCCTCTCTGGAGTGACACTTTGATCCACCTGGATGGAGACGG TGGTTTTAGTGTTTCGACGGTGAACAGGGTTCATGTTTTCAAGCCAGTTTCGGTCCAGGCCATGTG GTCAGCCCTCCAGTCGCTCCACAAAGCGTGCGATGTGGCCCGCTGCCACAACCACTACCCGGGCAGCCTGTTCCTGACCTGGGTCAGCTACTACCAGAGCAGGGTCTCGTCCAACCAGGTCTGCGTCAACGAGTGGAACGCCATGCAGGACGTCGAGTCGCACCGTGCCAATTCACCCGTTCTCTTCACAGACCT GCCCACAGAGAGGGAGCGCACAGAGAGGCTGATCAAGATGCGCCTCAGAGAGATCATGATGCAGAAAGACCTGGAGAACGTCACCTGTAAGGAG ATCCGAACGGAGCTGGAGATGCAGATGGTTTGTAACCTGAGGGAGTTTAAGGAGTTCATAGACAACGAGATGATCCTCATCCTGGGGCAGATGGACAGCCCCACCGAAATCTTTGAACACGTCTATCTG GGCTCTGAGTGGAATGCCTCGaatctggaggagctgcagaacaGCGG AGTGCTCTACATCCTGAACGTGACCAGGGAGATAGACAACTTCTTCCCGGAGATGTTTCAGTACCACAACATCCGAGTGTACGACGAAGAGGCCACCAACCTGCTGGAGTACTGGAACGAGACCTTCAAGTTCATCACCAAAGCCAA GAAAGCTGGTGCCAAGTGTCTGGTTCACTGTAAAATGGGTGTGAGTCGCTCCGCCTCCACGGTGATCGCCTACGCCATGAAGGAGTACGGCTGGGACCTGGACACGGCCTTTGACCACGTCAAAGAGAGACGGGCCGTCACCAAGCCAAACCCTTCCTTCATGAAACAGCTGGAGGAGTATCAGGGGATTCTGCTGGCCAG CAAACAGAGGCATAATAAGCTGTGGCGCTCGCACTCTGACGGTGACCTGTCGGATCGCCCGGAGTCCATGTGCAAAGCCTCGTCTCGCTCTCTGGGCCGCTCCAActctcacaacaacaacagcacgtcctccccctccttgcATCACTTCCTGGGTGTGGCCGTGCTGCACGCCCTCGGTGCTGGGCCCGAAGACTCTGCCGAGGCGAACGGCTCGCACGCGGACTCCGACTCGCACGCGGACTCCGACGGTGTGTGTGACTCTCCGGATCCGGAGGAGGTCGGATCGGGTTGCGGAGACCCCCGCCTGCTTCCCCTCCCCAGACCCCGAGCAGCCACCGTCGTCCCCGAGGAGAGGCTGGACAATTCAACCAGCGTGGCTGTCACTGTGCCTGCTGCTTTAACCCACCCTCCACCATCACTCCACATCTTGCCCCCCACTCCAGAACTCCATCGTGCCCACCGGGCCCCTCCCACACATCTGTCCATCTCAGTGCCCAAACCGTTGGAACTGTCACTGAATTTGCCTGAGCGAAGCAGCTCAGAAGAAACCTCTACTCTCACTCTGGGCTCCGCTGACTCGGACATACTAGACCAATCGTTATCGGACGTTACAAGTGACAAACGGAGCCCCCTCAGCCCTGCGAACATCACCACCCTCTCCCTGGCTCTTCCACTCGCCGCcagcgacaacaacaacaaccccagCGAGCTGCAGATCGGGCGCGGCGAGGCCGACGGCTCGTCCAACCACAGCGCCGACAGCATCGACTTCTTCAGCGCCAGGGAGAAGTTTCTGGGCCTGGCCCAAGATGGCGGGTCCCGGACACTTTCTGAGCAGGCACAGCAAAGGGCACCTCTGTCGGAaaacgaagaggaagaggaggaaagctATGCGAGTAGTCAG GCGTCTCCGCAGTCTGATGACGGCGTCGACAAAGCCAGCCCTGACCGCACCCCTCACGACAACGGCATATCAGTCCGCCATATTGTCACAGAGATTGAAGCCATATGCcaccctgcctcctgcctccccgcccccccctcttCGTCCCTCCCCGCGTCCTCCCACAGCCCTCAGCTCATCCGATCGGATCACCAGACGGAGGCCGAGGCCCCCGAAGCCACGCACGGCTCTCTAACGCCACCCTCCCACCCGCAGTCTCCCTCCATGCTGCCGTGCGACTGGCCGGCGGGCTCGGTGCGGCGAGCCGCCGAGCAGCTGGAGCAGAAGCTGAAGCAGGAAATGGAGACGGCGGCGCCTCAGCGGTCGCCGCTGCATTCCCCCAGCGGCGAGCAGCCTCCGGTCAGACTGTGCCCGTGTCCCCCGAGCACTGAACATCCTCCCCTCGACTCGCCTCAGGACTGCACGGAACAATGGATCACTCGGGGAGAGGTCGCGGCCGACTCTGCCAAATCCAAAGACGAAGAAAAGCACACGGGGTCACAGGCAGAGCGCGGCTCCTCAGGGACGGACAACCTTCCAGACCCTTCATGCTCCCCCGACTCAAATATCAGCCGAGTCTCTGGTGCTATACCCATCGTTGTGCCCACTCCCATAGACGGTCATATGCTCACGTCATCACTGGCCTCTAGTCTGTTGGAAGAAGCATCTCTAGATACCTCAGCCCAGTCCCAAAGACGAAGCCAAATCCAGCCACTTCAGACCCAGGACGCCTCACACCAGATGACTCTGGAGGGGGCGACAGCGCAAGAGTCCGACACAGACGAGCGGATGGAATCCAGCTCTCAGGGCGGGCGGGGGGGCTGCGGCCCCAGCTGTGACGCCGAGAGCAGGCTGGCTCGCGGCAgccaggagctggagaggatTCAGCAGACACTCAGAGAGCTGCAGGCCTTCCTCCACGAGGGCGTCGGCCTGGAGATGACGGACAGCCAAGACCAGGGACCGGGGCAACCTCAGGGGCTGAGAGACGTCATGGACACGGAGCCGGAACCTTGTAAAGGGTCCAGTTCTGAGCAGACCCCTCAAGGCCTGGAAGTAGGGCATCGGCGgcgagagagacaagagggcCAGAGTTTCCTGGAGCCCATCGTGTGGCACAGAGCCATGGAGCTTGAGGCCCGCATCCGCCATGCCGGCCTCACCCCCCCTTCCCTCATGAAGAGGTCGGCCTCCTTAGCGAAACTGGACTGTCTGGAGCTGTCGGCCAATGACCTCAGCGACTTggacctgaggacacacaccaGGGCGACGTCGTCACATTCCCAGGACTCCTTCTCCGCGTCCACATCTCACCCCGACGACACCTGGAAGAAGCAGAAAGTGTTGGCTCGCAGCACTCCTGTCGAGCGGACCGGCTTGTCCCGCGGGGAGTTTGCCTCGTCATCCTCGTcaccctccctctcccactGTAGTCCCAAAGACGACacgggggagagggaggagccgGACGGCGGCGGTAGCGGCGCGGTCGCCCCGGCGCGTCAGCAGGGGCCCAGGGGACACTCGGCGAGACGATCTCGCAAAGGCTCCGCTGAGAAGAAGCAGCGAGCTGTCACCGTGCTATACAATACCATGTAA